The DNA region CCGGCCGTAGACCGAAAGGCTCACGCCGATCCGGCGGATCCGCCCGGCTCGCTCCCGGTACTCGGCCATCTCGTCGTCCGGACGGCCGAAAAGCTTGGAGAGCATCGCACCCTGGACGTTGAACCGCTCGTGGAGCAGCCCGCCGAGGCCGTCGTTGGCCTCCATCAGCCGTCCGGCACGCCGCTGGATCGCGCGTCCCACGCGGATCCAGGGAAAGAGGAAGAGCGGCACCAGCACCAGCACGACGACGGCGACGAGCCACGACAGGTAGACCAGCTCGGCCAGCACGACGAAGACCGTGAGCGCGCTGGTCGCCGCGATCAGCAGGCCGCCGAAATGCTGCTGCGCCATGATCAGGTCGGTGTGCAACCGGCCGACCAGCACCCCGGTCTGCGTCCGGGTGAAGAACGCGATCGGCAGCCGCCGGACGTGGTCGAGCGCCTGCACCCGGAGGTCGTAGCTGACCCCCTCCCCGATCCGGCCGGAGATCCAGGCCGACACCAGCGCCAGGGCCGCGCCCGCCACCGCGAGCCCGGCGGCCAGGCAGGACATCAGGATCACCGTCCCCGGGTCGTTCCCGACGATGCCGTCGTCGACGAGTTCCCTCAGCAGCAAGGGGGTCGCGACGACGACGAGCGACTCCAGTGCCGCGACGAGGACGAAAAACGCCACCATGCCGATATGCGGACGGAAGTAGGAGAGCACCCGGCGCACCGTCCCGGGATTGACCTTGGTCTCCCAGGGATCGGGATCGTCATCGCTCTTCCGCACCCCCCGTAGTTCAGCACTGCGTCCATTCGGGCACCCCTCTCACACAACAGGTCGGCGATCTCAATCGTGCTGAATCGTGTCGATGTCCACGAGTGGGGCGAAGCGAACACTTGGCGGCGGACCCCGCTTCGCACTGTCCACAAGCGACGGTCATACCGTCGCCGGGGGTCAGCGGGACACGCGGGGAACGTGCCAGCCGTGGAATCGGAGCGCTTCGGCGAGCCTGCCGGTGTCGTCCGGGCGGACGGAGACCTCGGCGACCCCGACCGGCAGCCCCGTCGAATGCTCCAGCCGGACGTCCTCGATGTTGACCTCCGCCAGCTCAGCCGCGTTGAACAACCGGGCCAGTTCGCCCGGCCTGTCCCGCAGCACCACCTGGACCACCGCGAAATCGCGGACCGGCGAGCCGTGTTTCCCGGGGATCCGGGCGTGCCCTTCCACCCCGCGGCGCAGGAGATCGGTGACGCCGTCGAGGTCTCCGGACCGCAGCGCGGAGGCCGTCGCGGCGAGATCCGCCGCGATCCGTTCGAGTACCGAGGCCACCGGAACCGCGTTCCCGGAAAGGATCCGCCGCCACAGCCCGGGGTCCCCGGCGGCGATCCGGGTGACGTCGCGCAGGCCCTGTCCGGCGAGGCTCAGCGCGACGTCGTCGCCACCCGCCAGTGCCGCCGCGACCGCCGACGCCGCCACGTGCGGAGCGTGCGACACCAGCGCCACCGCCGCGTCGTGGTCGCCCGCGGGCACGGTGACGACCTCCGCTCCGCACAGCGACACCAGCTCACGGACCAGCCCCAGTGCGCCCGCGTCCGTTTCCGCACGAGGGCAAAGCGCCCACGGGCGGCCGAGGAACAGATCGGCACGAGCCGCCGCCGGCCCGGACCGTTCGCGGCCGGCGAGCGGATGCCCTGGTACGTAAGAGGCCGGATCACAGCCGAGCCGGTCCGCGTCGGCGATCGGCCCGGCCTTGACACTGGCCACGTCGGTGTAAGCCCTCGCGGCGCCTTCCTTCTGGAGCCAGGCCAGCCGATCACCCACGAGGTGCGGCGGCACGGCGAGCACCGCCAGATCCACTTTCCCGCCGGTCCATTCCCGGCCGGCGCCGAGTTCCTCCGCCAGCCGGAGAGCATCCGCGTCGACGTCGGACAGGTGGATCGCCGTGCCCTTCTCACGAAGGGCCAGCGCGACCGAGGTGCCGATCAGTCCCGTACCGACGACAAGTGCGTTCCGAACGGTCACCCTGCCTCCTTTGCAGCGGCGCACCGTGAAGGCCTCCTCGATGGACTCGGAATCCTCGAGGAGACCTTCACGGCCTCATCTCGCGGCGAGGTCGGTCGCCTGGTTCTCCAACCGGCCCGCGAACTCCGACCAGACCCGGGCGTGGTCTTTCGCGAAGCCGGCTATCACGCCGTACAGATGGGGCGGGACGCCGTGCAGGATCCTTTCCCATTCCTGGCCGTCGATCGAGTGCATGGACAGCATCCTCAGCAGGAGCCTGCCCACCTCGCTCAGCCGCAGCGCGGGATCGGCCTTGAGGCGCTCCAGCACGGCGAGCCGTTCCCGGTCCACGGTGCTGTCGAACTCGGGTTCCGGCCACCGCAAAGGATGCGGCTTGGCCCGCAGCTTCCTGCTCCCGTCCGGGGTCGGGCTCTCACCGCGCTCCAGCCGGGCCCGCACGTCCCGGACGGTCTCCGGGGAGATACCGACCTTCTTGGCGACCTGCCGAAGCGAAAGCCCCGGATCGTTGCGAATGAGCTCGGCGGCGAGTTTCCGCCGCTCCGAACCGTCGACGGGACGGATCCGCCCGTCACGCCCGATCCTCGCCTCGCCTCCGCTTTCGCCGCCGCGTCGCCGCAGATCGGCCACGGTTCCCGCGGAGATACCGGTCGCCGACGCCACCCGCCGGTCGGACCACTGCGGATGTGTCCCGATGATCTGGACGGCCGCCCGTTTGCGATCCGCGAGGGAAAGCGGCAGACCGTGCCGGATATTCGCTTCCACGGCGAGGACGAAGGCGTCGGATTCGGCGCCGTCGATGAATCTCGCCCGGATTTTCGTATCGCCTCTGACTCGTGCCGCCGTCAGCCGGTGCAGGCCATCGACCACCTGCATCGTCGGACGGTGAACGAGAATTGGCGGAAGCTCCCACTCCGCGGACAGCAGTGTCTCGACGTGTTCCGGATCCTCGCCAGAGGTTCGTGGCGAACATGCGGTGGACAGCCGGGACAACTCGATATCGACGACAGGGAGAGCGGAGAGGTCAACTCTCGTCGGATCCAACCTGGCCCCCATTGAATCTTTTGTTTGCTCGACGTTTGCGATATGGCAAGGAACCCACCGTCCAACTGCTCGGCTTCGGTGGTTGGACACCATGAACCCGTCCGACGCCGTCTTCGGCAGCAGGGCGGGGTGTCCTCGACGGTGAGGATCCCTCGAGCACCACCGGACAGATCCGCGTCCTCGCGGTCCGTCCCCACGGTCTCCCAGATGACCGGTGGCGCGTTTTCCGACGAACTACCGAAGCTGAAAGGGCAGCCTCCCATCGCCCCGACGACGATCAGGCGAGACGTTCACTCGACGACCCGGCCCGGCAAGACGGGCATGAGCGCAGCCCGACCAAGCCGATACTCGCCGTGGAGCGAGGCCGGACGTGTTCGTTCCTTGTTCTCCATACCGGCTCGGCTGGTCACCGGATGGAAGCTATGAATGCCTCTTGGTCGCGAGTCACCGTCGCACCCCCCATCAGTCCCCAGTAGGCGCGAACCATGTCAACCCCAGTGGGTCCGCACCATCGCAGCATGGCATGAATAATCCATGTCGGCAATTGACAAACAGTGTGATTTCCGTAGACAAGACGGTTCCCAAGATCAATATCCGAATCCCCGCATCCGGCATTGACACGGATGTCGAACATAAGTATCGCGACCGTACGCGCGTTTGTCCCGGCGGACGCCGTTAGGCTGTTCGCATCTCTTGCTAGGCCATTCATACGACCCTATTCTCCTCCCGAGATGATCTCGGCAGGACAGGGTTTTGTCCCACTCCCCGGCATCTGTTCACACGAACGGCCGAACGTTTCCGCCGGCGCCGGGTCGCCGGGCGCTGAAGCAAAGTACGGCCTGCCATCGTCGGCACGGCAAGGGAACGGCGTCCGCGCCGGGCGAAAGGGCGCGACGAAGACTCACCCACGTGAGCGAACCATCGAGCGTCCAGGTGAACCCGGCACCCCTGCCGTTCAGCCAAATGACGAAAGACGTGCTCGTCCGTGCCGCGCGAAGTACACCGAACGGCCATTCACGGCCCAGAAAGGGGAAACCCGCCCGGGGACACCGGAATTCCCGGAATGGCGACGGAGGGCCCATTTTCCGCGCCAGAGCACCTGTGTTCGCCCGGTCATCCGACGTTTATCGGCCGGTGTCCGGCAAAGCAGGCGGCGCCGCGTCCAGCAGCGCACTTGGACAGTCGTTCACGGGGTGGGACGGCGGCCGACGGGCATGAAAATGCCGCGGGCGCCTTCACGGCACCCGCGGCATCGTCGTGCTTCCCGGACGGCTCTCCTACTCGATGGGGAAATCGAAATAGGTGTCCGGGTAAGGCTCGTCCTTCAGGCTGTAGTGCCACCACTCGCACTCGTACGAGCTGAAGCCCGAGCCCTCCATGATCGCGCAGAGGTGCGCGCGGTTCTTCGCGGCCTCTTCCGGCACGCCCTCCGCTCCGTGATGCGAGACGACGTCCATCAGGTCGTGGTCGCCGCCCATGTCGGCGAGCTCGCCGGTGTCCAGGCGGAAGAGCGTCAGGTCCACCGTGCTGCCCCGGCTGTGCCCGGACTTGGTGGCCACATAGCCCTGTTCGAACATCTGAGGCCGCTCGATGTTCGGGTAGTGCCTGGCCTTCTTCCGGCCGTCTTCGGGCTCTTCCGCCCAGCGCATGAAGCGGTCCACGGCGCGCTGCGGGCGGTACCCGTCCCAGAGGAGCAGACCGAAACCGAGCTCCGCGGCCTTGTCCCGCGCCTTCTCCAGCGCCGCGCAGAACGCAGGCGTGCCGACGACGCGGTTCACCAGGTAGCCGTCCACCGGCTTGCCGGTGAAGTTGTCCCACGTGGCGTACTTGGCGTCCCAGCGGATCCCGGGGACGACCTCGTCTACGAAGACGAAATCATCCTTCATTCGTCACGGCCCGCCAGCGTCAGGTTCACCAGCCGGTCGATCACGTCGCCGAGCGAGAGGCCGGCGGCGTTCATCATCCGCGGGTAGCGGCTGTACGAGGTCAGGCCGGGCAGGGTGTTGACCTCGTTGAGCACGACGCTGCCGTCCTCCTTGAGGAACAGGTCCACGCGGGCGAGCCCGCGGCAGCCCAGTGCGCGGTAGATGACCTTGGCCGTCTGCTGGACGAGGTCACGCGAGGCGTCCGGGATGTCGGCGGGGACGATGAAGCTCGAGTTCTCGGAGCCGGTCTCGGGGCTCTCCTCCTGGTGGATCTTGAAGAAGCCGTGGGTCAGCGCGACCCGGTCGACCTCGCCCGCGAACAGGTCCTCGTCGTTGCCGAGGATCGAGCAGCCGATCTCGCTGCCGATGACGGCCTCTTCGATCAGGATCTTCGCGTCGTACTGGCGCGCCTCCGCGAGCGCGGCGGGCAGCTCTTCCTTCGCGGAGACCTTGCTGACGCCGAACGACGAGCCGGAGCGGGCGGGCTTGACGAAGACCGGGTAGTTCAGCTCGTCCGGGTCGACGTCGTTGTCCGGGGTGACGATGTGGAAGTTCGGCGTCGCGATCCCCGCGCCGCGGACGACGGAATAGGTGAGCGACTTGTCGATGCACATGACCGAGCTCGGCAGGTCGCAGCCGACGTAGGGGACGCCGGAGATCTCCAGCAGGCCCTGCATCGCGCCGTCTTCACCGAACTTGCCGTGCAGCACCGGCAGCACCACGTCGAGGGCGATCGTCTCGTACTTGCCCTCGTCGAGGACGAGCAGACCGTGCACCCCGCGGTCCGGCGACAGGACGGCCGGGCGGACGTTCCCGTTCTCCCAATCCTCGGCGGGACCGTCGCAGAGCATCCAGGACCCGGCCTGGGTGATCCCGATGTAGTACGGCTCGTACTTCTCGAGGTCGAGGTTCTTCTGGACCTCGCGCGCAGATTTGATGGAGATAGGATGTTCTTCGGAAAGCCCGCCGAACAGAATTCCGATTTTCAGCCTACCCATACTACTTCCCGCTTTCGAATTGGAGACAATTGATGATGGAGTTTTCAACAGTGTCACTCAGTGCATGGTCCGTGTAATAGGCGGTATGCGGGCTGATGAGCACGTTCGGCAGCTTTTCCAGCCGCAGCAACGTTTCGCTCTCGAGCGGCTTGTTCCGGCAGTCGGCGTAGAAGATACCTTCCTCTCCTTCGACGACGTCCAATGCCGCTCCGCCCAGTTTGCCGTCTTCCAGCGCCGAAATGAGGGCTTCGGTTTCGATGAGCGGGCCACGTCCGGTGTTGATGATGTACGCGCCGTCCTTCATCTGCTCGATGTTCTTGCGGTCGAGAAGATGATAGGTATCCGTATTGAGCGGGACATGGAGCGTCACGATGTCGCTCTGCTGGAGCAATTCGTCGAGCGGAACATAGTCGGCCGAGGCGCTCAGCAGCGTGTCGTAGGCCAGCACCCGGCAGCCGAAACCACGCAGCCGGTCCAGCACCGCGACCCCGATCCGCCCTGTTCCGACCACTCCGACGGTCAGATCGCGCAGCTCTTTCCCGCGCACCTCGTTCAGCCGGTAGTCGTGGACCTCGGTGCGGCGGATGATGGACTTGGCGTCGCGCACCGCCATCAGCATCAGCATCAGCGTGAAGTCGGCGACGCTGTCGGGCGAGTAGGCGACATTGCCCACGGTGATACCGACGCTCGCCGCGTAGTCCACATCGATGTGGTTGAAGCCGATGCTCCGGGTGGAGATGTATTCGACGCCCGCTTTTCCGAGCGCGCGAAGAATGGAATTCGTGACCTTGGTCTTGTGGCCGATACTGATGCAGCGGTTTCCGGAGACCAGCCCGATATTGGCCTCGGATACCGGCTCGTCCACAATGGTCGGCATGATGCCGAAACGAGGTGCCATCTCCCGGAACAAGGCGGCCTCGTCCGATCCGCAACCATAAATCGTGATTCCCCTCGCCAAGACGGCCGAGGAGGAGGCGGACGCCGGCGATCCGGTGCGGAGGGCAGCTGATCGCGCTGGTTCGCTGTTGGTCATGCCCGACATTGTAGGCAGCGCGTTGTTGCCGCTTCTTATGGGGTTTTCGATGCCCCGACAATAAGTTACCAACTGGTAGCGCCGAGTGCATGTCGTCGACGCTCACCTGCGCCGCACGGCTCTACCGTAGATCTTGCCCGCCTCCCCCTGGCGTCGAAACCGCACCGTGACCGATGCCACAAAGCCATCCGGACACGAGGTCCGCGAGGTGTTCCGGAGCGTCCCTGGCCACGAGATGACCCGCCGACGGCACCCGGACGACGGCGACCCGGCGGCCGGCCGCGCGCAGCCGGTCCACATCGGCGTCGCGGAGTGGCGAGCCCTGGCCGGCGTGCACCACCAGGATGGGCAGGTCCACGGCCCCGGCCGTGGCGAGCAGGGCGGGACCCGAGCCGAGGACGTCGTCCACCAGGCGGGGGTAGCGGCCGCCGAGCCCGTGGAAGTCGAGCCACGAGCGCGCCCGGCCCGGCTCGAGGTCGGGGACGACGTCGACGAGCACCAGCCCGGACGCGAGCGCCGCGACGGCCGGATCCGCGAGCGCCGCGACCGCGGCCAGACCACCGACCGAGGCGCCGACGAGGACGGCGGGCGCGGGCTGGCTCGCGATCATCCCGGCCACGTCGCCGGCCAGCGCCCGGAGCGTGGTCGCCCGGCCGGAGCTGCCCCCGTGTCCGCGCAGGTCGAAGGCCACCGATCGGAAGCCGTGCCGGGCCAGCATCGCCGCGACCGGCGCCCACACCTCGCGACGTTCCCCGCCCGCGTGGAGCAGCAGGACCGTCGGGCCGGCGCCGGTCACCGTGCCCCGCAGGGTGACTTCGCCCAGGTCGAGACTGATTTCGGTGCTCACGGCATCCCCCTTACCTTGGAGTGTCAAGGTAGCGCGAATACCTTGGCCCATCAAGGTACGATCCGGTCGTGACGACCTCCCGCGCACGAAGGGCCCCCGAAGAGGCCAGGCGGCTGATCCTCGACGCCGCGGCCGCCCTGCTCGGCGAGTCCGGCGTCGCCGCCGTCCAGATGCGCGCCGTGGCCGCGCGGGTCGGCATGACCGACGCCGGCGTCGCCCATCACTTCGGCAACCGCGACAAGCTGCTCGCCGAACTCCTCCGGCACGGTGGCCGCCGTCTCCGAGGCGCGCTCGAAGGCCTTCTCACCAGCTGGCTGGACCGGGACGCCGACCTGCTCGGGCTCGTCGAAGCCCTCCACGCGCTGTACCGGGACGGTTACGGCGAGCTCGCGGTGGCGCTGCACGCGGCGGGCTGGAGAGACCCGGGCAGCGGCATGCTCGACCCGGTCGTCGAGGCCCTCCACCGGCTCCGGCCACCCGGCGGTTCCCTCGACGACACGCGGCTCGCCGTCGCGGCCCTGCATCAGGCGATGGCCACGGAGACCCTGTACGGGAGCGATTTCCGGCGCAGCGCCGGGCTCACCGGGGCCGCGGCGGAGGAATCGTCCGCGCAGGTGCGCTGGTGGGCCCGCCAGCTCCACCTCGCGCTCGACGTCTCGTGAGTGGCAAGGACGGTTCTAACCGTCCTTGCCACTCACGAGAACGAAACGTCAGCGAATACCCTGCGTGATGCGTTCGCCGAGGCCTTCGACGTCGCCGAGCGCTGCTCGCAGCTCGGCGGCGTACTCTTCGGCCCCGGCCCGCAGGCCCCGCTCGACGACGTCCACGGCGTCGAACGTCTCGACGTCCCCACCGCTCAGCGCGGCGACGGATTCCTTGACGAGGGCGCCGAGCAGCAGTTCTTCGGGAACCCCCGGCACCCCTTCCAGCGGCCAGACGAGATCGTCGAGCACGCTTTGCCCGCCGACTTCGCGGACCAGGCCCGCCGCGGTGATCCCCGGCACCCGGAAACCCTCCGGCAGCACCGCGCGAACGCTCAGGTTGTGCGAAAGCCAGTACAGCAGCTGCGCGTTCACTTCCAGCTTGACCGGCTTCGGCGTCAGCCACAGCGTGAGGTTCACGTAGTACTCGGTAAGGCGATCGAGCACCTCGCCGCCCTTTTCGAAACCCCACAGATTGATGTCGAAATAGTGGTGCCAAGTGGCATCGGCGACGATTCGCCCGACCCCGGCGGCCGCGCCGTCGTACACACAGGACACGCCGTAGACCTGACCGTTGCGCTTGTCGGTGCCCTGCGCGACGATTTCGGGCTTCGGCTGCCCCGATCGGCCGGACGGCCAGACATCCGCCGGGAATTGCGCCGGAATGACCAGCTGCCCCTCGTGCATATGGTCCGGGAAAACGGTGATCGGTCCCCGCCTGCCCTGGAACAACGCGTGCGGCCTGCCGAACCGCTTCCGCAGGATCAGCTCCTGCGGGTACGGGTCGAGGTCGTTCGGGATCGGATTGTCGAT from Amycolatopsis sp. EV170708-02-1 includes:
- a CDS encoding TetR/AcrR family transcriptional regulator — its product is MTTSRARRAPEEARRLILDAAAALLGESGVAAVQMRAVAARVGMTDAGVAHHFGNRDKLLAELLRHGGRRLRGALEGLLTSWLDRDADLLGLVEALHALYRDGYGELAVALHAAGWRDPGSGMLDPVVEALHRLRPPGGSLDDTRLAVAALHQAMATETLYGSDFRRSAGLTGAAAEESSAQVRWWARQLHLALDVS
- the vanX gene encoding D-Ala-D-Ala dipeptidase VanX, with protein sequence MKDDFVFVDEVVPGIRWDAKYATWDNFTGKPVDGYLVNRVVGTPAFCAALEKARDKAAELGFGLLLWDGYRPQRAVDRFMRWAEEPEDGRKKARHYPNIERPQMFEQGYVATKSGHSRGSTVDLTLFRLDTGELADMGGDHDLMDVVSHHGAEGVPEEAAKNRAHLCAIMEGSGFSSYECEWWHYSLKDEPYPDTYFDFPIE
- the vanA-Ao2 gene encoding D-alanine--(R)-lactate ligase VanA-Ao2 codes for the protein MGRLKIGILFGGLSEEHPISIKSAREVQKNLDLEKYEPYYIGITQAGSWMLCDGPAEDWENGNVRPAVLSPDRGVHGLLVLDEGKYETIALDVVLPVLHGKFGEDGAMQGLLEISGVPYVGCDLPSSVMCIDKSLTYSVVRGAGIATPNFHIVTPDNDVDPDELNYPVFVKPARSGSSFGVSKVSAKEELPAALAEARQYDAKILIEEAVIGSEIGCSILGNDEDLFAGEVDRVALTHGFFKIHQEESPETGSENSSFIVPADIPDASRDLVQQTAKVIYRALGCRGLARVDLFLKEDGSVVLNEVNTLPGLTSYSRYPRMMNAAGLSLGDVIDRLVNLTLAGRDE
- a CDS encoding alpha/beta fold hydrolase — its product is MSTEISLDLGEVTLRGTVTGAGPTVLLLHAGGERREVWAPVAAMLARHGFRSVAFDLRGHGGSSGRATTLRALAGDVAGMIASQPAPAVLVGASVGGLAAVAALADPAVAALASGLVLVDVVPDLEPGRARSWLDFHGLGGRYPRLVDDVLGSGPALLATAGAVDLPILVVHAGQGSPLRDADVDRLRAAGRRVAVVRVPSAGHLVARDAPEHLADLVSGWLCGIGHGAVSTPGGGGQDLR
- a CDS encoding helix-turn-helix domain-containing protein; protein product: MQVVDGLHRLTAARVRGDTKIRARFIDGAESDAFVLAVEANIRHGLPLSLADRKRAAVQIIGTHPQWSDRRVASATGISAGTVADLRRRGGESGGEARIGRDGRIRPVDGSERRKLAAELIRNDPGLSLRQVAKKVGISPETVRDVRARLERGESPTPDGSRKLRAKPHPLRWPEPEFDSTVDRERLAVLERLKADPALRLSEVGRLLLRMLSMHSIDGQEWERILHGVPPHLYGVIAGFAKDHARVWSEFAGRLENQATDLAAR
- the vanH gene encoding VanH-AOV family D-lactate dehydrogenase; the encoded protein is MTNSEPARSAALRTGSPASASSSAVLARGITIYGCGSDEAALFREMAPRFGIMPTIVDEPVSEANIGLVSGNRCISIGHKTKVTNSILRALGKAGVEYISTRSIGFNHIDVDYAASVGITVGNVAYSPDSVADFTLMLMLMAVRDAKSIIRRTEVHDYRLNEVRGKELRDLTVGVVGTGRIGVAVLDRLRGFGCRVLAYDTLLSASADYVPLDELLQQSDIVTLHVPLNTDTYHLLDRKNIEQMKDGAYIINTGRGPLIETEALISALEDGKLGGAALDVVEGEEGIFYADCRNKPLESETLLRLEKLPNVLISPHTAYYTDHALSDTVENSIINCLQFESGK
- a CDS encoding prephenate dehydrogenase, with the translated sequence MTVRNALVVGTGLIGTSVALALREKGTAIHLSDVDADALRLAEELGAGREWTGGKVDLAVLAVPPHLVGDRLAWLQKEGAARAYTDVASVKAGPIADADRLGCDPASYVPGHPLAGRERSGPAAARADLFLGRPWALCPRAETDAGALGLVRELVSLCGAEVVTVPAGDHDAAVALVSHAPHVAASAVAAALAGGDDVALSLAGQGLRDVTRIAAGDPGLWRRILSGNAVPVASVLERIAADLAATASALRSGDLDGVTDLLRRGVEGHARIPGKHGSPVRDFAVVQVVLRDRPGELARLFNAAELAEVNIEDVRLEHSTGLPVGVAEVSVRPDDTGRLAEALRFHGWHVPRVSR